The proteins below are encoded in one region of Mangifera indica cultivar Alphonso chromosome 7, CATAS_Mindica_2.1, whole genome shotgun sequence:
- the LOC123219943 gene encoding ISWI chromatin-remodeling complex ATPase CHR11 isoform X1: MARPRESSDEAMSNGSSSSEDEQITDQINEDDEEELEAVARSAGSDEDNSPVSDDEAVAEAEDGEEQDENGGTGAEVSKRERARLKEMQNLKKQKIQEILDAQNAAIDADMNNRGKGILKYLLQQTELFAHFAKGSQSASQKKVKGRGRHASKMTEEEEDEEYLKEEEDGLSGTTRLVTQPSCIQGKMRDYQLAGLNWLIRLYENGINGILADEMGLGKTLQTISLLGYLHEFRGITGPHLVVAPKSTLGNWMNEIRRFCPVLRAVKFLGNPDERRHIREELLVAGKFDVCVTSFEMAIKEKSALRRFSWRYIIIDEAHRIKNENSLLSKTMRLYNTNYRLLITGTPLQNNLHELWSLLNFLLPEIFSSAETFDEWFQISGDNDQQEVVQQLHKVLRPFLLRRLKSDVEKGLPPKKETILKVGMSQMQKHYYRALLQKDLEVVNAGGERKRLLNIAMQLRKCCNHPYLFQGAEPGPPYTTGEHLITNAGKMVLLDKLLPKLKERDSRVLIFSQMTRLLDILEDYLMFCGYLYCRIDGNTGGEDRDASIEAFNKPGSEKFVFLLSTRAGGLGINLATADVVILYDSDWNPQVDLQAQDRAHRIGQKKEVQVFRFCTEYTIEEKVIERAYKKLALDALVIQQGRLAEQKTVNKDELLQMVRFGAEMVFSSKDSTITDEDIDRIIAKGEEATAELDAKMKKFTEDAIKFKMDDTAELYDFDDEKDENKFDFKKIVSENWIEPPKRERKRNYSESEYFKQTMRQGGPAKPKEPRIPRMPQLHDFQFFNTQRLSDLYEKEVRYLMQTHQKNQLKDTIDVDEPEEGGDPLTAEELEEKERLLEEGFSSWSRRDFNTFIRACEKYGRNDIKSIALEMEGKTEEEVERYAKVFKERYKELNDYDRIIKNIERGEARISRKDEIMKAIGKKLDRYKNPWLELKIQYGQNKGKLYNEECDRFMICMVHKLGYGNWDELKAAFRTSPLFRFDWFVKSRTTQELARRCDTLIRLVEKENQEYDERERQARKEKKLAKNMTPSKRAVGRQQPNESPSSLKKRKQLSTDDYLSSGKRRK, encoded by the exons atggcgAGGCCACGAGAATCGTCCGATGAAGCCATGTCGAACGGCTCTAGTTCGTCGGAGGACGAGCAAATCACTGATCAGATCAACGAAGACGATGAGGAGGAGCTCGAAGCCGTGGCACGCTCTGCTGGCTCCGACGAAGACAACTCCCCGGTGTCCGATGACGAAGCTGTTGCTGAGGCTGAAGACGGTGAAGAG CAAGATGAAAATGGTGGGACTGGTGCAGAAGTCAGCAAGCGAGAGAGGGCAAGACTAAAAGAAATGCAGAacttaaagaaacaaaagattcAGGAAATATTGGATGCACAAAATGCTGCTATAGATGCTGATATG AACAATAGAGGGAAGGGCATATTGAAGTATCTTTTACAGCAAACGGAGTTGTTTGCCCATTTTGCCAAAGGTTCCCAATCTGCATCTCAAAAGAAAGTGAAAGGAAG GGGTCGCCATGCATCTAAAATGactgaagaggaagaagatgaagaatacttgaaggaagaagaagatggtttATCAGGAACCACACGACTGGTAACGCAACCTTCTT GTATTCAAGGGAAGATGAGGGATTACCAACTTGCTGGGTTAAACTGGCTCATTAGGTTGTATGAGAATGGTATAAATGGGATCCTTGCAGATGAAATG GGTCTGGGCAAAACTTTGCAAACCATATCTTTGTTGGGCTACCTTCATGAGTTTAGAGGAATTACTGGTCCTCATTTGGTAGTTGCTCCAAAATCTACCCTTGGTAACTGGATGAATGAAATTCGTCGTTTCTGCCCAGTTTTACGTGCTGTTAAGTTTCTTGGAAATCCAGATGAAAGG AGACATATACGTGAGGAGTTACTTGTTGCTGGGAAGTTTGATGTGTGTGTCACGAGTTTTGAAATGGCCATCAAAGAAAAGTCTGCCTTACGTCGCTTCAGCTGGCGCTATATAATCATTGATGAAGCCCATCGAATCAAGAATGAAAATTCTCTCCTTTCAAAGACAATGAGACTATATAATACCAATTACCGTCTTCTTATCACGGGTACTCCGCTTCAG AACAATCTTCATGAACTATGGTCCCTTCTTAATTTCTTGCTTCCTGAGATCTTTAGTTCGGCTGAAACTTTTGATGAGTGGTTCCAAATTTCTGGTGACAATGACCAGCAGGAAGTTGTCCAACAACTTCACAAG gtgcTACGGCCATTTCTTTTGCGAAGATTGAAGTCAGATGTTGAGAAAGGTCTGCCTCCAAAAAAGGAAACAATACTGAAAGTGGGCATGTCCCAGATGCAAAAACATTACTACAGAGCATTGCTACAGAAAGATCTTGAAGTTGTGAATGCAGGTGGAGAACGTAAACGTCTTCTGAACATAGCAATGCAGCTGCGTAAATGCTGTAATCATCCATATCTGTTCCAAGGGGCTGAACCTGGCCCTCCTTATACTACAGGGGAGCATCTTATAACAAATGCTG gtaAAATGGTTCTTTTGGACAAGTTGCTTCCAAAGCTAAAAGAGCGTGATTCTAGGGTCTTAATATTTTCTCAG ATGACAAGGCTGCTGGACATTCTTGAAGACTATTTAATGTTTTGTGGGTACCTTTATTGTCGGATTGATGGCAATACTGGTGGAGAAGATCGAGATGCTTCTATTGAGGCGTTCAATAAGCCAGGAAGTGAgaaatttgttttcttgttgTCAACTAGAGCTGGAGGCCTTGGTATTAATCTTGCCACTGCCGATGTTGTCATCCTTTATGATAGTGACTG GAACCCTCAAGTGGATCTGCAAGCACAGGATCGTGCCCATAGGATTGGCCAGAAGAAAGAAGTTCAAGTGTTCCGATTTTGCACAgag TATACCATCGAGGAAAAAGTGATTGAGAGAGCATATAAGAAGCTTGCACTTGATGCTCTGGTGATTCAACAAGGAAGATTAGCTGAGCAGAAAA CTGTCAATAAAGATGAGCTGCTTCAGATGGTGAGATTTGGTGCTGAAATGGTCTTCAGCTCTAAGGATAGCACAATTACAGATGAGGATATTGACAGAATTATTGCTAAGGGAGAAGAGGCGACAGCTGAATTGGatgcaaagatgaaaaaatttacAGAAGAtgcaatcaaatttaaaatggatGACA CTGCTGAATTGTATGATTTTGATGATGAGAAG gATGAGAACAAGTTTGATttcaagaaaattgttagtGAAAACTGGATTGAACCTCCAAAAAGAGAGCGGAAGCGCAa TTACTCTGAATCTGAGTACTTTAAACAAACAATGCGCCAAGGTGGACCTGCAAAACCAAAAGAGCCACGAATTCCTCGGATGCCCCAATT GcatgattttcaatttttcaacacTCAGAGGTTGAGTGacttgtatgaaaaagaagtaCGCTACCTCATG cAAACACATCAGAAGAATCAGTTGAAAGACACAATTGATGTAGATGAGCCTGAGG AAGGGGGAGATCCACTGACTGCAGAAGAATTGGAAGAAAAGGAACGATTATTAGAAGAA GGATTTTCTTCCTGGAGTAGAAGAGATTTCAATACTTTCATTAGGGCATGTGAGAAGTATGGACGAAATGACATAAAAAGTATAGCATTAGAAATGGAAGGCAAAACTGAGGAAGAAGTTGAAAGATATGCTAAAGTCTTTAAAGAACGATACAAGGAGCTAAATG ATTATGATAGGATCATAAAGAACATTGAAAGGGGAGAGGCTAGAATTTCTCGGAAAGATGAGATCATGAAAGCCATTGGGAAGAAATTAGATCGCTATAAAAATCCATGGCTAGAATTAAAGATTCAATATGGTCAGAACAAAGGAAAGTTATACAATGAAGAATGTGACCGTTTCATG ATATGCATGGTTCACAAGCTTGGATATGGAAACTGGGATGAGCTCAAGGCGGCATTTCGGACATCACCATTGTTTCGATTTGACTGGTTTGTGAAATCTCGTACCACTCAAGAACTTGCCAGGAGATGTGATACCCTCATTCGGTTGGTGGAGAAGGAAAACCAAGAATATGATGAGAGGGAGAGACAGGCCCGGAAAGAGAAGAAACTTGCCAAG aacATGACCCCATCAAAGCGAGCTGTGGGAAGGCAGCAGCCAAATGAGAGCCCAAGTTCCCTAAAGAAGCGGAAGCAGTTATCAACGGATGACTACCTGAGCTCG GGGAAGAGGAGGAAGTGA
- the LOC123219943 gene encoding ISWI chromatin-remodeling complex ATPase CHR11 isoform X2 yields MGSLQMKWYAGKLELLTLILVNLLYEGLGKTLQTISLLGYLHEFRGITGPHLVVAPKSTLGNWMNEIRRFCPVLRAVKFLGNPDERRHIREELLVAGKFDVCVTSFEMAIKEKSALRRFSWRYIIIDEAHRIKNENSLLSKTMRLYNTNYRLLITGTPLQNNLHELWSLLNFLLPEIFSSAETFDEWFQISGDNDQQEVVQQLHKVLRPFLLRRLKSDVEKGLPPKKETILKVGMSQMQKHYYRALLQKDLEVVNAGGERKRLLNIAMQLRKCCNHPYLFQGAEPGPPYTTGEHLITNAGKMVLLDKLLPKLKERDSRVLIFSQMTRLLDILEDYLMFCGYLYCRIDGNTGGEDRDASIEAFNKPGSEKFVFLLSTRAGGLGINLATADVVILYDSDWNPQVDLQAQDRAHRIGQKKEVQVFRFCTEYTIEEKVIERAYKKLALDALVIQQGRLAEQKTVNKDELLQMVRFGAEMVFSSKDSTITDEDIDRIIAKGEEATAELDAKMKKFTEDAIKFKMDDTAELYDFDDEKDENKFDFKKIVSENWIEPPKRERKRNYSESEYFKQTMRQGGPAKPKEPRIPRMPQLHDFQFFNTQRLSDLYEKEVRYLMQTHQKNQLKDTIDVDEPEEGGDPLTAEELEEKERLLEEGFSSWSRRDFNTFIRACEKYGRNDIKSIALEMEGKTEEEVERYAKVFKERYKELNDYDRIIKNIERGEARISRKDEIMKAIGKKLDRYKNPWLELKIQYGQNKGKLYNEECDRFMICMVHKLGYGNWDELKAAFRTSPLFRFDWFVKSRTTQELARRCDTLIRLVEKENQEYDERERQARKEKKLAKNMTPSKRAVGRQQPNESPSSLKKRKQLSTDDYLSSGKRRK; encoded by the exons ATGGGATCCTTGCAGATGAAATGGTATGCAGGAAAATTGGAGCTTCTTACATTGATCCTTGTTAACTTATTGTATGAG GGTCTGGGCAAAACTTTGCAAACCATATCTTTGTTGGGCTACCTTCATGAGTTTAGAGGAATTACTGGTCCTCATTTGGTAGTTGCTCCAAAATCTACCCTTGGTAACTGGATGAATGAAATTCGTCGTTTCTGCCCAGTTTTACGTGCTGTTAAGTTTCTTGGAAATCCAGATGAAAGG AGACATATACGTGAGGAGTTACTTGTTGCTGGGAAGTTTGATGTGTGTGTCACGAGTTTTGAAATGGCCATCAAAGAAAAGTCTGCCTTACGTCGCTTCAGCTGGCGCTATATAATCATTGATGAAGCCCATCGAATCAAGAATGAAAATTCTCTCCTTTCAAAGACAATGAGACTATATAATACCAATTACCGTCTTCTTATCACGGGTACTCCGCTTCAG AACAATCTTCATGAACTATGGTCCCTTCTTAATTTCTTGCTTCCTGAGATCTTTAGTTCGGCTGAAACTTTTGATGAGTGGTTCCAAATTTCTGGTGACAATGACCAGCAGGAAGTTGTCCAACAACTTCACAAG gtgcTACGGCCATTTCTTTTGCGAAGATTGAAGTCAGATGTTGAGAAAGGTCTGCCTCCAAAAAAGGAAACAATACTGAAAGTGGGCATGTCCCAGATGCAAAAACATTACTACAGAGCATTGCTACAGAAAGATCTTGAAGTTGTGAATGCAGGTGGAGAACGTAAACGTCTTCTGAACATAGCAATGCAGCTGCGTAAATGCTGTAATCATCCATATCTGTTCCAAGGGGCTGAACCTGGCCCTCCTTATACTACAGGGGAGCATCTTATAACAAATGCTG gtaAAATGGTTCTTTTGGACAAGTTGCTTCCAAAGCTAAAAGAGCGTGATTCTAGGGTCTTAATATTTTCTCAG ATGACAAGGCTGCTGGACATTCTTGAAGACTATTTAATGTTTTGTGGGTACCTTTATTGTCGGATTGATGGCAATACTGGTGGAGAAGATCGAGATGCTTCTATTGAGGCGTTCAATAAGCCAGGAAGTGAgaaatttgttttcttgttgTCAACTAGAGCTGGAGGCCTTGGTATTAATCTTGCCACTGCCGATGTTGTCATCCTTTATGATAGTGACTG GAACCCTCAAGTGGATCTGCAAGCACAGGATCGTGCCCATAGGATTGGCCAGAAGAAAGAAGTTCAAGTGTTCCGATTTTGCACAgag TATACCATCGAGGAAAAAGTGATTGAGAGAGCATATAAGAAGCTTGCACTTGATGCTCTGGTGATTCAACAAGGAAGATTAGCTGAGCAGAAAA CTGTCAATAAAGATGAGCTGCTTCAGATGGTGAGATTTGGTGCTGAAATGGTCTTCAGCTCTAAGGATAGCACAATTACAGATGAGGATATTGACAGAATTATTGCTAAGGGAGAAGAGGCGACAGCTGAATTGGatgcaaagatgaaaaaatttacAGAAGAtgcaatcaaatttaaaatggatGACA CTGCTGAATTGTATGATTTTGATGATGAGAAG gATGAGAACAAGTTTGATttcaagaaaattgttagtGAAAACTGGATTGAACCTCCAAAAAGAGAGCGGAAGCGCAa TTACTCTGAATCTGAGTACTTTAAACAAACAATGCGCCAAGGTGGACCTGCAAAACCAAAAGAGCCACGAATTCCTCGGATGCCCCAATT GcatgattttcaatttttcaacacTCAGAGGTTGAGTGacttgtatgaaaaagaagtaCGCTACCTCATG cAAACACATCAGAAGAATCAGTTGAAAGACACAATTGATGTAGATGAGCCTGAGG AAGGGGGAGATCCACTGACTGCAGAAGAATTGGAAGAAAAGGAACGATTATTAGAAGAA GGATTTTCTTCCTGGAGTAGAAGAGATTTCAATACTTTCATTAGGGCATGTGAGAAGTATGGACGAAATGACATAAAAAGTATAGCATTAGAAATGGAAGGCAAAACTGAGGAAGAAGTTGAAAGATATGCTAAAGTCTTTAAAGAACGATACAAGGAGCTAAATG ATTATGATAGGATCATAAAGAACATTGAAAGGGGAGAGGCTAGAATTTCTCGGAAAGATGAGATCATGAAAGCCATTGGGAAGAAATTAGATCGCTATAAAAATCCATGGCTAGAATTAAAGATTCAATATGGTCAGAACAAAGGAAAGTTATACAATGAAGAATGTGACCGTTTCATG ATATGCATGGTTCACAAGCTTGGATATGGAAACTGGGATGAGCTCAAGGCGGCATTTCGGACATCACCATTGTTTCGATTTGACTGGTTTGTGAAATCTCGTACCACTCAAGAACTTGCCAGGAGATGTGATACCCTCATTCGGTTGGTGGAGAAGGAAAACCAAGAATATGATGAGAGGGAGAGACAGGCCCGGAAAGAGAAGAAACTTGCCAAG aacATGACCCCATCAAAGCGAGCTGTGGGAAGGCAGCAGCCAAATGAGAGCCCAAGTTCCCTAAAGAAGCGGAAGCAGTTATCAACGGATGACTACCTGAGCTCG GGGAAGAGGAGGAAGTGA
- the LOC123219944 gene encoding serine/threonine-protein kinase PBL27 isoform X1: protein MGGCFPCFGSSDSKEAATGRVKELNKKDSTKDSSIAQSHHGNRVSSDKSKSRSGSDPKKEPVVPKEPTANIAAQTFTFRELAAATKNFRPECLLGEGGFGRVYKGRLESTGQVVAVKQLDRNGLQGNREFLVEVLMLSLLHHPNLVNLIGYCADGDQRLLVYEFMPLGSLEDHLHDLPPDKEPLDWNTRMKIAAGAAKGLEYLHDKANPPVIYRDLKSSNILLDEGYHPKLSDFGLAKLGPVGDKTHVSTRVMGTYGYCAPEYAMTGQLTLKSDVYSFGVVFLELITGRKAIDNTRAHGENNLVAWARPLFKDRRKFPKMADPLLQGHYPMRGLYQALAVAAMCLQEQAATRPLIGDVVTALTYLASQTYDPNAASNLSNRVGPSTPRNRDDRRSMGDGLDSPDEHGRVEKHGSPSTHKNSPDYRRRNHVRELSNGVDLGRNETGGGSGRRWGVDELEQQESQRDSPVNTGRARETPRNRDLDRERAVAEAKVWGENWREKKRANTVGSFDGTIE from the exons ATGGGTGGGTGTTTTCCATGTTTTGGATCATCCGATAGCAAGGAAGCTGCTACTGGCCGAGTGAAGGAGCTAAACAAGAAGGATTCAACTAAAGACAGCTCAATTGCTCAGTCTCACCATGGTAATAGAGTTAGTTCAg ACAAATCAAAATCTCGAAGTGGTTCTGATCCTAAGAAGGAACCAGTAGTCCCTAAGGAACCAACTGCAAATATTGCTGCTCAAACATTTACATTTAGAGAGCTTGCTGCTGCCACTAAGAACTTTAGACCTGAATGTCTATTGGGTGAAGGCGGTTTTGGGCGCGTTTACAAGGGCCGCTTGGAAAGCACAGGACAG GTAGTTGCAGTCAAACAGCTTGACCGGAATGGCCTTCAAGGAAATAGAGAATTTCTGGTGGAAGTTCTCATGCTTAGCCTCTTACACCACCCAAACCTTGTCaatttgattggttattgtGCTGATGGAGATCAACGCCTCCTTGTTTATGAATTCATGCCCTTGGGATCATTGGAAGATCATTTACACG ATCTACCACCAGATAAAGAGCCGTTGGACTGGAATACACGGATGAAGATTGCGGCTGGTGCAGCTAAGGGGTTGGAATACCTACATGATAAAGCAAACCCTCCTGTTATATATAGGGacttaaaatcatcaaatattcTCCTTGATGAGGGCTATCACCCTAAGTTATCTGATTTTGGGCTTGCAAAATTGGGCCCCGTTGGTGACAAAACCCATGTATCCACTCGAGTGATGGGTACATATGGTTATTGTGCACCAGAATATGCTATGACAGGCCAACTCACTTTAAAGTCTGATGTGTACAGTTTTGGAGTTGTGTTTCTTGAGTTAATCACAGGGCGCAAGGCTATTGATAATACACGAGCTCATGGGGAGAATAATCTTGTTGCCTGG GCACGACCACTCTTCAAGGACCGCAGGAAGTTTCCCAAGATGGCTGACCCTTTACTGCAAGGTCACTATCCAATGCGAGGACTGTACCAAGCTCTTGCAGTTGCAGCCATGTGTTTGCAGGAGCAAGCTGCTACAAGACCTCTTATTGGTGATGTTGTGACTGCACTTACATATTTAGCCTCCCAAACCTATGATCCAAATGCAGCCAGCAATCTGAGTAACAGAGTCGGTCCATCAACTCCTAGAAATAGGGATGACCGAAGGAGCATGGGAGATGGGCTGGATAGCCCTGATGAGCATGGACGTGTTGAGAAGCATGGTTCACCTTCCACCCATAAAAACTCTCCTGATTATAGGAGAAGGAACCACGTTAGGGAATTGAGTAACGGTGTAGACTTGGGAAGAAATGAGACCGGTGGTGGATCTGGGAGAAGATGGGGTGTGGATGAATTAGAGCAACAGGAATCTCAGAGAGATAGCCCTGTAAATACTGGGAGAGCAAGGGAAACTCCAAGAAACCGTGATTTAGATAGAGAGCGTGCTGTGGCAGAGGCAAAAGTATGGGGTGAGAATTGGAGGGAGAAAAAGCGGGCAAACACAGTGGGTAGCTTTGATGGTACAATTGAGTAA
- the LOC123219944 gene encoding serine/threonine-protein kinase PBL27 isoform X2 gives MGGCFPCFGSSDSKEAATGRVKELNKKDSTKDSSIAQSHHDKSKSRSGSDPKKEPVVPKEPTANIAAQTFTFRELAAATKNFRPECLLGEGGFGRVYKGRLESTGQVVAVKQLDRNGLQGNREFLVEVLMLSLLHHPNLVNLIGYCADGDQRLLVYEFMPLGSLEDHLHDLPPDKEPLDWNTRMKIAAGAAKGLEYLHDKANPPVIYRDLKSSNILLDEGYHPKLSDFGLAKLGPVGDKTHVSTRVMGTYGYCAPEYAMTGQLTLKSDVYSFGVVFLELITGRKAIDNTRAHGENNLVAWARPLFKDRRKFPKMADPLLQGHYPMRGLYQALAVAAMCLQEQAATRPLIGDVVTALTYLASQTYDPNAASNLSNRVGPSTPRNRDDRRSMGDGLDSPDEHGRVEKHGSPSTHKNSPDYRRRNHVRELSNGVDLGRNETGGGSGRRWGVDELEQQESQRDSPVNTGRARETPRNRDLDRERAVAEAKVWGENWREKKRANTVGSFDGTIE, from the exons ATGGGTGGGTGTTTTCCATGTTTTGGATCATCCGATAGCAAGGAAGCTGCTACTGGCCGAGTGAAGGAGCTAAACAAGAAGGATTCAACTAAAGACAGCTCAATTGCTCAGTCTCACCATG ACAAATCAAAATCTCGAAGTGGTTCTGATCCTAAGAAGGAACCAGTAGTCCCTAAGGAACCAACTGCAAATATTGCTGCTCAAACATTTACATTTAGAGAGCTTGCTGCTGCCACTAAGAACTTTAGACCTGAATGTCTATTGGGTGAAGGCGGTTTTGGGCGCGTTTACAAGGGCCGCTTGGAAAGCACAGGACAG GTAGTTGCAGTCAAACAGCTTGACCGGAATGGCCTTCAAGGAAATAGAGAATTTCTGGTGGAAGTTCTCATGCTTAGCCTCTTACACCACCCAAACCTTGTCaatttgattggttattgtGCTGATGGAGATCAACGCCTCCTTGTTTATGAATTCATGCCCTTGGGATCATTGGAAGATCATTTACACG ATCTACCACCAGATAAAGAGCCGTTGGACTGGAATACACGGATGAAGATTGCGGCTGGTGCAGCTAAGGGGTTGGAATACCTACATGATAAAGCAAACCCTCCTGTTATATATAGGGacttaaaatcatcaaatattcTCCTTGATGAGGGCTATCACCCTAAGTTATCTGATTTTGGGCTTGCAAAATTGGGCCCCGTTGGTGACAAAACCCATGTATCCACTCGAGTGATGGGTACATATGGTTATTGTGCACCAGAATATGCTATGACAGGCCAACTCACTTTAAAGTCTGATGTGTACAGTTTTGGAGTTGTGTTTCTTGAGTTAATCACAGGGCGCAAGGCTATTGATAATACACGAGCTCATGGGGAGAATAATCTTGTTGCCTGG GCACGACCACTCTTCAAGGACCGCAGGAAGTTTCCCAAGATGGCTGACCCTTTACTGCAAGGTCACTATCCAATGCGAGGACTGTACCAAGCTCTTGCAGTTGCAGCCATGTGTTTGCAGGAGCAAGCTGCTACAAGACCTCTTATTGGTGATGTTGTGACTGCACTTACATATTTAGCCTCCCAAACCTATGATCCAAATGCAGCCAGCAATCTGAGTAACAGAGTCGGTCCATCAACTCCTAGAAATAGGGATGACCGAAGGAGCATGGGAGATGGGCTGGATAGCCCTGATGAGCATGGACGTGTTGAGAAGCATGGTTCACCTTCCACCCATAAAAACTCTCCTGATTATAGGAGAAGGAACCACGTTAGGGAATTGAGTAACGGTGTAGACTTGGGAAGAAATGAGACCGGTGGTGGATCTGGGAGAAGATGGGGTGTGGATGAATTAGAGCAACAGGAATCTCAGAGAGATAGCCCTGTAAATACTGGGAGAGCAAGGGAAACTCCAAGAAACCGTGATTTAGATAGAGAGCGTGCTGTGGCAGAGGCAAAAGTATGGGGTGAGAATTGGAGGGAGAAAAAGCGGGCAAACACAGTGGGTAGCTTTGATGGTACAATTGAGTAA